From one Agrobacterium fabrum str. C58 genomic stretch:
- the queD gene encoding 6-carboxytetrahydropterin synthase QueD, producing the protein MFRITKEFHFSASHQLKSLPSDHQCNRLHGHNYIVEVELSGEELNEHGFVRDYHELAPLKRYIDDHFDHRHLNDVLGHDQVTAECLAKHFYDWCKTSLPETSAVRVSETTKTWAEYRP; encoded by the coding sequence ATGTTTCGCATCACCAAGGAGTTTCACTTCTCCGCCTCGCATCAGCTGAAAAGCCTGCCGTCAGATCACCAGTGCAACCGCCTGCACGGGCACAATTACATCGTCGAAGTGGAACTATCAGGCGAAGAGCTGAACGAGCATGGTTTCGTGCGCGATTATCACGAGCTGGCGCCGCTGAAGCGCTACATAGACGATCATTTCGACCATCGCCACCTGAACGACGTTCTCGGCCATGACCAGGTGACGGCGGAATGTCTGGCAAAGCATTTCTACGACTGGTGCAAGACCAGCCTGCCGGAAACCAGCGCCGTTCGAGTGAGTGAAACCACCAAGACCTGGGCGGAATACCGGCCATGA
- the queC gene encoding 7-cyano-7-deazaguanine synthase QueC → MKTIVICSGGLDSVSLAHKIAAEHELLALVSFDYGQRHKKELDFAADCAKRLGVPHHLIDIGTIGAHLTGSALTDDIDVPDGHYAEETMRSTVVPNRNAIMLTIAFGLAAAQQADAVAIAVHGGDHFIYPDCRPGFIGSFNAMQAHALEGYADVTLFAPYVTVSKAAIVTDAVKYGTPFGETWSCYKGGLRHCGRCGTCVERREAFHLAGVTDPTEYEDPDFWVAATQAYAAQEVH, encoded by the coding sequence ATGAAAACCATCGTGATCTGCTCCGGCGGATTGGACTCCGTTTCGCTTGCCCATAAAATCGCGGCGGAACATGAACTTCTCGCTCTCGTCTCCTTCGATTATGGCCAGCGCCACAAGAAGGAACTGGATTTCGCCGCCGACTGCGCAAAACGTCTCGGCGTGCCGCATCATCTCATCGATATCGGAACCATCGGCGCGCACCTCACCGGTTCGGCGCTGACGGACGATATCGACGTGCCTGATGGCCATTATGCGGAAGAGACCATGCGCTCCACCGTGGTGCCAAACCGCAACGCCATCATGCTGACCATCGCGTTTGGCCTTGCCGCCGCCCAGCAGGCGGATGCGGTGGCGATCGCCGTGCATGGCGGCGACCATTTCATCTATCCCGATTGCAGGCCGGGCTTCATCGGCAGCTTTAATGCCATGCAGGCCCATGCGCTGGAAGGTTACGCCGACGTTACCCTGTTTGCGCCCTACGTCACCGTCTCCAAAGCGGCGATTGTGACTGACGCGGTGAAATACGGCACGCCATTTGGCGAAACCTGGTCCTGTTACAAGGGAGGCTTGCGCCATTGCGGCCGTTGCGGCACCTGCGTGGAGCGGCGCGAGGCCTTCCATCTGGCGGGAGTCACCGATCCCACGGAATACGAAGACCCGGATTTCTGGGTGGCGGCCACGCAGGCCTATGCGGCGCAGGAGGTGCACTGA
- a CDS encoding Gfo/Idh/MocA family protein translates to MTRDLGVGIIGCGNISSAYFSLAPLFKGIKVLACADLNRNAAELRAEEFGVTAQSIEELLANKDIDVVVNLTVPAAHFPVSKAALEAGKHVYSEKPLVLSLEEGEELRRIAREKKLSVGCAPDTFLGGAHQLARQYIDDGKVGRITSGTCHVMSPGMEMWHPNPGFFFLKGGGPILDLGPYYVANLINLIGPVKRVGALTSMANPTRTVTSQPMNGEIIPVETPTNIHALLEFVNGATITLSASWDVWSHRHANMELYGTEGSIYVPDPNFFGGVVEASGRDKNIQPLEDWAHPFGIANQESPNGPRANYRTAGLADMAIAILEGRDTRCSLERSLHGIDVMTSILKSGEEGRFIEMNTTCTQPAALGIEEAQALLR, encoded by the coding sequence ATGACCAGGGATCTTGGCGTCGGCATCATCGGATGCGGCAATATCTCGTCTGCATATTTCTCGCTGGCACCGCTCTTCAAGGGCATCAAGGTGCTGGCCTGCGCCGACCTCAACCGCAATGCGGCGGAGCTGAGGGCGGAAGAGTTTGGCGTTACCGCGCAGTCCATCGAGGAACTGCTCGCCAACAAGGACATCGACGTGGTGGTGAACCTTACTGTTCCTGCCGCGCATTTTCCGGTGTCGAAAGCAGCCCTCGAGGCGGGAAAGCACGTCTATTCGGAAAAACCTTTGGTGCTTTCGCTGGAGGAAGGCGAGGAGCTGCGTCGCATCGCCCGCGAGAAAAAGCTGTCCGTCGGCTGCGCGCCGGATACGTTCCTCGGCGGCGCGCATCAGCTTGCCCGACAATATATCGATGACGGCAAGGTCGGGCGGATCACGTCAGGCACCTGCCATGTGATGAGCCCCGGCATGGAGATGTGGCACCCCAATCCCGGCTTCTTCTTCCTGAAGGGCGGTGGGCCGATCCTCGATCTTGGCCCCTATTACGTTGCCAATCTCATCAACCTCATCGGGCCGGTCAAACGCGTCGGTGCTTTGACCTCGATGGCAAACCCCACCCGCACGGTCACCAGCCAGCCGATGAATGGCGAAATCATTCCGGTGGAAACACCGACCAATATCCATGCGCTGCTGGAATTCGTGAATGGCGCGACGATCACGCTTTCGGCCAGCTGGGATGTGTGGTCGCACCGCCATGCCAATATGGAACTCTATGGCACCGAAGGCTCGATCTACGTGCCGGACCCGAACTTCTTCGGCGGGGTGGTGGAGGCCAGCGGTCGTGACAAGAATATCCAGCCGCTGGAAGACTGGGCGCATCCCTTCGGCATCGCCAATCAGGAAAGCCCGAACGGCCCGCGCGCCAATTACCGCACGGCCGGCCTTGCCGATATGGCGATTGCGATTTTGGAGGGCCGCGATACCCGCTGCTCGCTGGAGCGCTCGCTGCACGGCATCGATGTGATGACCTCGATCCTGAAGTCAGGTGAAGAAGGCCGTTTCATTGAGATGAACACGACCTGCACGCAGCCGGCAGCCCTTGGCATCGAGGAGGCGCAGGCGCTGCTGCGCTGA
- a CDS encoding sugar phosphate isomerase/epimerase family protein yields MTELGFQLYSARNFQPFSDILKKLSAAGYKQVEGYGAMYASLDDAGLKGLRAELDANGLTMPTGHFGLDLLEGDPKKALNIAKVLGVEAIYCPYLMPDQRPADAAGWFAFGKRLQQAGKPFVDAGLTFGWHNHDFEFKALADGSTPQEQIFAGGPDLKWEADIAWIIRGKADPLAWIESYGKRITAVHVKDIAPSGENADEDGWADVGHGTVDWKGLVAALKAKSATKHFVVEHDNPKDIDRLITRSIASFKTY; encoded by the coding sequence ATGACAGAACTCGGTTTCCAGCTTTACAGCGCCCGCAATTTCCAGCCTTTTTCCGATATTCTGAAGAAGCTTTCGGCGGCCGGCTACAAGCAGGTCGAAGGTTATGGCGCGATGTACGCCTCTCTTGATGACGCCGGGCTGAAGGGCCTGCGCGCGGAACTCGACGCCAATGGCCTGACCATGCCGACCGGCCATTTCGGCCTTGATCTTCTTGAAGGCGACCCGAAAAAGGCGCTCAATATTGCCAAGGTTCTGGGCGTTGAAGCGATCTATTGCCCTTATCTGATGCCTGACCAGCGCCCGGCGGATGCCGCAGGCTGGTTCGCTTTCGGCAAGCGCCTGCAGCAAGCCGGAAAACCCTTCGTAGATGCCGGCCTGACCTTCGGCTGGCACAACCACGATTTCGAGTTCAAGGCGCTTGCCGACGGTTCCACCCCGCAGGAGCAGATTTTTGCCGGCGGGCCGGACCTGAAATGGGAAGCGGATATCGCCTGGATTATCCGCGGCAAAGCCGATCCGCTTGCCTGGATCGAAAGCTATGGCAAGCGCATCACCGCCGTGCATGTGAAGGATATCGCACCATCGGGCGAGAATGCGGATGAGGATGGCTGGGCCGATGTTGGCCATGGCACGGTGGACTGGAAGGGCCTTGTGGCGGCGCTGAAGGCGAAATCCGCCACGAAACATTTCGTGGTCGAGCACGACAATCCCAAGGACATAGATCGACTGATCACCCGCTCGATCGCTTCCTTCAAAACCTACTAA
- a CDS encoding ABC transporter ATP-binding protein: MNKSVSIRDLSLSFGAVTVLKDLNLDIYDGEFLVLLGSSGCGKSTLLNCIAGLLEPTDGQIFIKDRNVTWEEPKDRGIGMVFQSYALYPQMTVEKNLSFGLQVAKIPKDEIERRVKRAAGILQIEPLLKRKPAELSGGQRQRVAIGRALVRDVDVFLFDEPLSNLDAKLRSELRVEIKRLHQSLKNTMIYVTHDQIEALTLADRIAIMKSGVIQQLADPVTIYNKPRNLFVAGFIGSPSMNFLRGELIEKDGKVVFTTNGVSFSLDGYQPETPLAAGRAVVLGVRPEHVRVDADILSGEVHEAVVDIEEPMGADNLIWLKHAGHTMSVRVGGHRRFSPGTKVRLGLDLTMASLFDAESEERL, from the coding sequence ATGAACAAAAGCGTTTCCATCCGCGATCTTTCCCTGTCCTTCGGTGCCGTCACCGTGCTGAAAGACCTCAATCTCGATATTTACGACGGCGAATTTCTCGTGCTGCTCGGCTCTTCCGGCTGCGGCAAGTCGACCCTTCTCAATTGTATCGCCGGCCTTCTGGAGCCGACCGACGGGCAAATCTTCATCAAGGATCGCAACGTCACCTGGGAGGAGCCGAAGGACCGCGGCATCGGCATGGTGTTCCAGTCCTATGCGCTTTATCCGCAGATGACGGTGGAGAAGAACCTGTCGTTCGGCCTTCAGGTCGCAAAGATCCCAAAGGACGAAATCGAACGGCGTGTGAAAAGGGCGGCCGGCATCCTGCAGATCGAGCCGCTGCTGAAGCGCAAGCCGGCCGAACTTTCCGGCGGCCAGCGCCAGCGCGTGGCGATCGGCCGGGCGCTGGTGCGCGATGTGGATGTGTTCCTGTTTGACGAACCGCTCTCCAACCTCGACGCTAAACTGCGTTCGGAACTGCGCGTCGAAATCAAGCGGCTGCACCAGTCGCTGAAGAACACCATGATCTATGTAACGCACGACCAGATCGAGGCGCTGACGCTGGCGGATCGCATCGCCATCATGAAAAGCGGCGTCATCCAGCAATTGGCGGACCCGGTCACCATCTATAACAAGCCGCGGAACCTCTTCGTCGCCGGTTTCATCGGCTCGCCGTCGATGAATTTCCTGCGCGGTGAATTGATCGAGAAAGACGGCAAGGTGGTCTTCACCACCAATGGCGTCAGTTTTTCGTTGGATGGCTATCAGCCGGAAACGCCGCTTGCCGCCGGTCGCGCCGTCGTTCTCGGCGTGCGTCCCGAACATGTGCGTGTCGATGCCGATATCCTCAGTGGCGAGGTGCATGAGGCTGTCGTCGATATCGAGGAGCCGATGGGTGCTGACAATCTGATCTGGCTGAAACATGCCGGCCACACAATGTCGGTGCGCGTCGGCGGCCACAGGCGGTTTTCGCCCGGCACAAAGGTTCGCCTCGGCCTCGACCTGACCATGGCCTCGTTGTTCGACGCTGAGAGCGAGGAGCGGCTTTAG
- a CDS encoding carbohydrate ABC transporter permease, translating into MANISTLNTVVVATDAVAKDLSGPRGRKPRKTFSRRNIILYGTLFVAAAYYLLPLYVMVVTSLKGMPEIRLGNIFAPPVEITFEPWVKAWANACTGLNCDGLSRGFWNSVRILVPSVVISIVVASVSGYAMANWKFKGSELFFSILIIGAFIPYQVMIYPIVIVLREMGIYGTLTGLVIVHTIFGMPILTLLFRNYFASLPEELFKAARIDGANFWQIYFRIMLPMSLPIFVVAMILQVTGIWNDFLFGVVFTRPEYYPMTVQLNNIVNSVQGVKEYNVNMAATLLTGAVPLIVYFVSGRLFVRGIAAGAVKG; encoded by the coding sequence GTGGCTAATATCAGCACATTAAATACGGTCGTCGTCGCCACCGATGCGGTTGCCAAAGACCTTTCCGGCCCGCGCGGCAGGAAGCCGAGGAAAACCTTTTCCCGCCGCAACATCATTCTTTACGGCACGCTGTTCGTGGCTGCCGCCTATTACCTGCTGCCGCTTTACGTGATGGTTGTCACCTCGCTGAAGGGCATGCCGGAAATCCGGCTCGGCAACATTTTCGCACCGCCGGTGGAGATCACCTTCGAGCCCTGGGTAAAGGCCTGGGCAAATGCCTGCACCGGTCTGAACTGCGACGGACTTTCGCGCGGCTTCTGGAACTCGGTGCGCATTCTCGTGCCTTCCGTCGTCATTTCCATCGTCGTCGCTTCCGTCAGCGGCTACGCCATGGCCAACTGGAAGTTCAAGGGATCGGAACTGTTCTTCTCGATCCTGATCATCGGTGCCTTCATTCCTTATCAGGTGATGATCTATCCAATTGTCATCGTGCTGCGTGAAATGGGCATTTATGGCACGCTGACCGGCCTTGTCATCGTGCACACCATCTTCGGCATGCCGATCCTGACGCTGCTGTTCCGCAATTACTTCGCCTCTCTGCCGGAGGAACTGTTCAAGGCGGCGCGCATCGATGGCGCCAATTTCTGGCAGATCTATTTCCGCATCATGTTGCCCATGTCACTGCCGATCTTTGTTGTGGCAATGATCCTGCAGGTGACCGGCATCTGGAACGACTTCCTGTTCGGTGTGGTGTTCACCCGGCCGGAATATTACCCGATGACGGTGCAGCTCAATAATATCGTCAACTCGGTGCAGGGCGTGAAGGAATACAACGTCAACATGGCCGCCACGCTTCTGACCGGGGCAGTGCCGCTGATCGTTTATTTCGTCTCCGGCAGGCTTTTCGTCCGCGGCATTGCCGCAGGCGCAGTAAAAGGTTGA
- a CDS encoding carbohydrate ABC transporter permease, whose amino-acid sequence MASQTRSRRPNQLFRNLNSKIASIPMILTAMVIFLGGTVWTVIYSFTNSKLLPRASFIGFDQYERLWAAPRWIVSIQNLAIYGILSLIFSLVIGFVLAALMDQKIRFENTFRTIFLYPFALSFIVTGLVWQWLLNPEFGIQSVVRSMGWESFTFDPLYNPQIVIYGILIAALWQGTGLVMCLMLAGLRGIDEDIWKATRVDGIPMWKTYILIIIPMMRPVFITTLVIIASGIVKVYDLVVAQTSGGPGIASEVPAKYVYDYMFQAQNLGQGFAASTMMLLTVAIIVIPWAYLEFGGKKRG is encoded by the coding sequence ATGGCAAGTCAAACGCGCTCCAGGCGTCCCAATCAGCTTTTCCGCAATCTCAATTCCAAGATTGCCTCCATTCCCATGATCTTGACCGCGATGGTGATCTTCCTCGGCGGCACGGTCTGGACGGTGATTTATTCCTTCACCAATTCCAAGCTTCTGCCGCGGGCGAGCTTCATCGGTTTTGACCAGTATGAGCGACTGTGGGCGGCGCCACGCTGGATCGTCTCCATCCAGAATCTGGCGATCTACGGTATCTTGTCGCTGATCTTCAGCCTCGTCATCGGCTTTGTGCTGGCGGCGCTGATGGACCAGAAAATCCGTTTCGAAAACACCTTCCGCACCATTTTCCTTTATCCCTTCGCTTTGTCGTTCATCGTTACCGGCCTTGTCTGGCAATGGTTGTTGAACCCGGAATTCGGCATCCAGTCCGTGGTCCGTTCGATGGGCTGGGAAAGCTTCACCTTCGATCCGCTCTATAATCCGCAGATCGTCATCTACGGTATCCTGATCGCGGCGCTCTGGCAGGGCACGGGGCTCGTCATGTGCTTGATGCTGGCCGGTCTTCGCGGCATCGACGAGGATATCTGGAAGGCGACGCGCGTCGACGGCATTCCGATGTGGAAGACCTATATCCTCATCATCATTCCGATGATGCGGCCGGTCTTCATCACCACCCTCGTCATCATCGCGAGCGGCATCGTCAAGGTCTACGATCTTGTCGTCGCGCAGACCAGCGGCGGGCCGGGCATCGCGTCCGAAGTGCCGGCGAAATATGTCTATGACTACATGTTTCAGGCGCAGAACCTGGGGCAGGGCTTTGCTGCCTCGACCATGATGCTTCTGACCGTCGCGATCATCGTCATTCCATGGGCCTACCTCGAATTTGGAGGCAAGAAGCGTGGCTAA
- a CDS encoding ABC transporter substrate-binding protein — protein MRMRVISAAFLASVMIPAGMAGATDLEVTHWWTSGGEAAAVAELAKAFDATGNKWVDGAIAGSGGTARPIMISRITGGDPMGATQFNHGRQAEELVQAGLMRDLSDVAAKGNWKEVIKPASLLDSCTIDGKIYCAPVNIHSWQWLWLSNAAFKKAGVEVPKNWTEFVAAAPALKKAGIQPLALGGQAWQANGLFDTLTLSIGGKDLYQKVYGDKDAEAAAGPDMAKIFAAAVEARDMAKGTNVQDWNQATNMVITGKAGGQIMGDWAQGEFQLANQKAGTDYSCLPGLGLNDYITTGGDAFYFPVLKDEAKTKAQDVLAETIVDPKTQVAFNLKKGSLPIRGDVDLNAANDCMKKGLAILAKGNALTSTDQLISADTQKQKEDLMAEFFAGSMSAADGQKRFADLIGSAD, from the coding sequence ATGCGAATGCGTGTTATTTCTGCGGCCTTTTTGGCCAGTGTGATGATTCCGGCGGGTATGGCCGGGGCCACCGATCTTGAGGTGACCCATTGGTGGACATCGGGCGGCGAAGCCGCAGCGGTGGCCGAGCTGGCCAAGGCTTTCGATGCGACCGGCAATAAATGGGTGGACGGCGCGATTGCCGGTTCGGGCGGCACGGCCCGGCCGATCATGATCAGCCGTATCACTGGCGGTGACCCGATGGGCGCCACCCAGTTCAACCACGGCCGGCAGGCGGAAGAGCTGGTGCAGGCCGGCCTGATGCGCGATCTGTCCGACGTTGCCGCAAAGGGCAACTGGAAAGAGGTCATCAAACCGGCAAGCCTGCTCGACAGCTGCACCATCGACGGCAAAATCTATTGTGCGCCGGTGAATATCCATTCCTGGCAGTGGCTCTGGCTTTCCAACGCCGCCTTTAAGAAGGCGGGTGTCGAGGTTCCGAAGAACTGGACGGAATTTGTCGCAGCCGCACCGGCGCTCAAAAAGGCCGGCATCCAGCCGCTGGCGCTTGGCGGGCAAGCCTGGCAGGCCAACGGCCTGTTCGACACGCTGACGCTTTCGATCGGCGGCAAGGACCTCTATCAGAAGGTCTATGGCGACAAGGATGCCGAGGCGGCAGCCGGTCCCGATATGGCGAAGATTTTCGCGGCGGCCGTCGAGGCGCGCGATATGGCCAAGGGCACCAATGTTCAAGACTGGAACCAGGCCACCAACATGGTCATCACAGGTAAGGCGGGCGGCCAGATCATGGGTGACTGGGCGCAGGGCGAATTCCAGCTGGCCAACCAGAAGGCCGGCACGGATTATTCCTGCCTGCCGGGTCTCGGCCTCAATGACTATATCACCACCGGTGGCGACGCCTTTTATTTCCCTGTTCTGAAAGACGAAGCGAAGACCAAGGCGCAGGATGTGCTGGCCGAAACCATCGTCGATCCGAAGACTCAGGTTGCTTTCAACCTGAAAAAGGGCTCGTTGCCGATCCGTGGCGACGTGGACCTCAATGCAGCCAATGACTGCATGAAGAAGGGTCTGGCAATTCTGGCCAAGGGCAATGCGCTGACCAGCACCGACCAGCTGATTTCCGCAGATACGCAGAAACAGAAGGAAGACCTGATGGCCGAATTCTTCGCCGGTTCGATGTCGGCGGCAGATGGGCAGAAGCGCTTCGCGGACCTTATCGGTTCTGCTGACTGA
- a CDS encoding mannose-1-phosphate guanylyltransferase/mannose-6-phosphate isomerase, protein MNEQSRKITPVLLAGGAGSRLWPVSRDQLPKQFQPLVGNLSTYQQTLKRVGDKSLYSEPLVITNEDFRFFARRQAEEIDLPATVVLEPARRDSAAAMAAAAVLAERREPGCLVLALAADHVVLDVDKFSEAVKLGAKAADQGNIVVFGLVPTEPRTSYGYIKPGDAIDGEKDLSTVDAFVEKPDVTTAISYLEKGYLWNSGNFLFRSDVMIAELKAFAPEILAAVTQAVEQYESDLGFVRLHQASFEASPKNSIDYAVIEKTKRMAVVHGHFRWSDIGSWDAIWEIADKHDNDNALEGDGVFIDSEGCLIHSTQLLTTVVGAKDLVVVATKDAVLVVPKNRVQDVKGLVDTLKGGDHAPQTQTHKRVYRPWGYIEHMYVDQRYRVGHITVDPGHRISFQKHYHRSEHWIVVKGTATVTIGEETRLLTENQSVYIPIGQPHRLANEGQIPLELVEIQTGAYLGEDDVIRIEDDYKRQ, encoded by the coding sequence GTGAACGAACAATCTCGAAAGATCACGCCGGTTCTTCTTGCTGGCGGTGCCGGTTCGCGGCTCTGGCCGGTGTCGCGCGATCAGTTGCCCAAGCAGTTCCAGCCGCTGGTCGGCAATCTTTCGACCTATCAGCAGACGTTGAAGCGGGTCGGCGACAAGAGCCTTTATTCAGAGCCGCTGGTCATCACCAACGAGGATTTCCGCTTTTTTGCCCGCCGTCAGGCCGAAGAGATCGATCTGCCGGCGACCGTGGTGTTGGAACCCGCCCGCCGCGACAGCGCCGCCGCCATGGCCGCCGCCGCCGTGCTGGCCGAACGCCGTGAACCCGGATGTCTTGTGCTGGCTCTTGCCGCCGACCATGTGGTGCTGGATGTCGACAAGTTCTCCGAGGCCGTGAAGCTTGGTGCGAAAGCCGCCGATCAGGGCAATATCGTCGTTTTCGGCCTGGTGCCGACCGAGCCGCGCACCTCCTACGGTTATATCAAGCCGGGTGACGCGATCGACGGGGAAAAAGACCTCAGCACCGTCGATGCCTTCGTGGAAAAGCCTGATGTGACGACGGCCATCTCCTATCTGGAAAAAGGTTATCTCTGGAACTCCGGCAACTTCCTGTTCCGTTCCGATGTGATGATCGCGGAGCTTAAGGCCTTCGCGCCGGAAATCCTGGCTGCGGTGACGCAGGCGGTCGAACAATATGAAAGCGACCTTGGTTTCGTGCGCCTGCATCAGGCAAGCTTCGAGGCTTCGCCTAAGAATTCCATCGACTACGCTGTGATCGAGAAGACCAAGCGTATGGCGGTGGTGCACGGCCATTTCCGCTGGTCCGATATAGGCAGCTGGGACGCGATCTGGGAAATTGCCGACAAGCACGACAATGACAACGCGCTCGAGGGCGATGGCGTCTTCATCGATTCCGAGGGTTGCCTGATCCATTCCACGCAATTGCTGACGACGGTGGTGGGCGCGAAGGATCTGGTGGTGGTGGCGACCAAGGATGCGGTTCTGGTGGTGCCGAAAAACCGGGTGCAGGATGTAAAGGGGCTGGTCGACACGCTGAAGGGCGGAGACCATGCGCCGCAGACCCAGACCCACAAGCGCGTCTATCGCCCATGGGGTTACATCGAGCACATGTATGTCGATCAGCGTTACAGGGTCGGCCACATCACGGTTGATCCCGGCCATCGCATTTCTTTCCAGAAACACTATCACCGCTCTGAACACTGGATTGTCGTCAAGGGCACAGCGACGGTGACGATCGGCGAAGAGACCCGTCTGCTGACGGAAAACCAGTCGGTTTACATCCCGATCGGTCAGCCACACCGGCTGGCCAATGAGGGGCAAATTCCGCTCGAACTTGTGGAAATCCAGACAGGCGCCTATCTCGGCGAGGACGATGTCATCCGCATCGAGGATGATTACAAACGTCAATAG